A portion of the Acanthopagrus latus isolate v.2019 chromosome 21, fAcaLat1.1, whole genome shotgun sequence genome contains these proteins:
- the LOC119010987 gene encoding myomegalin-like isoform X4, translating into MLDLKMKETCRICGRELCGNQRRWIFHPTAKLNLQVLLSHALGQELTRDGRGEFACSKCTFMLDRMYRFDTVIARVEALSIERLQRLLQEKHRLRQCIGGLYRKTNSEEGAVTLPGAQEGSGDGMVDISGLTHAKYCALLQDDLVYSLYESWADDCLECHQHHPQCPAAPGSEVTVGGSQRVPTTPRRCRGCSYLRVADSDYEAVCKVPRKLARSISCGPSTRYSASFIGGSVTGAGNGKREHVEDLEEAPSSLTLVPGSQDQTRASDSDRTLAGRASSSPSIASLETAEEYIRPGAITDGLLSSPREPIDDQISDSLSEEHMGVPHGQTSPGPSLSLALCLLQSYAVHRPVQTSKGSKLPVLLRRSSSNGGLMLSSPDALLGMSYTSPDGERENHLPTPELETPLIRLNHRLDQDLNFAEMEALLEDLYKEYPRPPPHQNLVEEQQSQLNQYECAAGQCVSELQKAQLQVQSLQAKIHESEANNMKLQEKLTEMECELRSIRQAAQSQERTIQGLTESNSTKDREAQELYQLIEGQNTTLCKLREMAHRNQLAQCKAPEGVSESLTLAQLQGELVGVQSSLFALGLELEASQRSLRQSQRQGDDLMRFKDRLNTDLQEVLQHREVTEKHNQDLRCALQKTRSELQAKEAALKESEAERHAVVQEKERSITQLKHSLQDKEQQLQEYSEMLESTGSSKPRDALLEKLRERIKDRDRALERSIDDKFRCVEEREAQVRRLQLALREKERDLERLRCILSGNEETITSLDALVRGKELELEQAAEAYRNLQWLKQQSEEKERSTLREKETIISQLQAALQTRSQETQDLTAALVARVQAGPTEVVEELKARLVLKEKLFQELLSDRSRQSNEHQAQIQDMLNTLSSKDQYLQDYSYRLSLVISEQTVQLQELRRQLSLREQELCELKRDKEREMGGETEHLRTLLKEKEAFIKELMQGQEEAMQPSSTESEAETKALQEELQLVLKKEREAQKELSALRLAHQQSMHVDIKDSSDHQAVLEQLVSEYNKLNDALRAEKRLYQNLTHIHTRSDSSEKIQALHTELDSVQALRGQLEEVLARTRNMTLALDRAAKRQSDFGELSTEEEEEEEEEGDDEDGSSDEFTDSIEEDDDKVTARRLASIQARGAEGVVSQKTAEGQLEEIKSQLERDGYSSVDQMRSALHSLQQENQALRESQGRAGFVGLNQEEEYEEEDEEEEEEEEEEEEEEEDIEEEDEEEETSPQHVPVGKRGPPSVSLSEQRGKRQCTRPQTSHHHTHQPQTEVERAGGGGEAGELWQDIEEGLHEQAARLSSDLALSHQENRELQERLMVSEATVHAQAEQLKDYRDLLTETSVQQASKQVQVDLQDLGYETCGRSENEAEREDASSPEFDDLEMCTSLSNQQDYEGGTWYAGNCSGDRGAYEMGDESAASLQHLVQDLRSQLTRCHKVIRGLQLRVRSLSTTSDYASSLERTPRKVNWAFETSPAPSGVEEDEGWMSDTQGIRSGSKPSRELQELMERVASLEAQLKSSGLEGKGQAEEGKCATWPGKYNSLIQTQARELSHLRQRMREGQGVCHILTQHLGDTTKAFEELLRANDIDYYMGQSFREQLAQNTALAQRVVAKISGRDRAESHEDKTGHELLALRLSKELQQKDKIIESLHTKLHHRPETPSSCHALSETTDQSDRTSLVSDEYRTNEDLELCSDLDAREYQEERRLQQPGHGSQQDVRPSVLPPPHGFLKSSSSCPNMQFSRAPSSQPVSFSLSVPSGPDVWGMRVTSDPRPRALSVIAVRPELDTLYKQMNEQSRGFAVPHDKPLFTLSPGAHNQHDLSSYNQLSHHAFQHYQLGGVPEGHSLKSDSGLLTGGGTLWDMENVGPPVGSYSGSPGHQQGSSHAGVNLIEEHLREVRCLRQRLEESIRTNERLRQQLEERLATIGRDGGAPTNIYIQGLDTVTQLSNEIRVLKEENLALQSRLQASTDTCEELVQLREAVFTARARLKQAELEAEQWKEELRRLQAHSQEQGQQIHILRQERQTSQEKTNRLQHEVSLLQQQLCESRELIHSLQSELQVYDRVCSSTKANKGYLCELPGLPVEFGELLGEVRSLRAQLQNSVQENSALKQLELHKQLEQKLGVVGSPRTPSLSALTASPQRENFYRRQLLHDPLDPHSELEGDAPDGSFSNRNGRHAIGHVDDFSALQQQVLEGRSLVQRMESTLQACLGPPLLDGNQKPSSELVLDYGCVKSLLSNTKTLRQILEEAMSLLKMFWRAALPSTDPSIHNLKKEQCMQEEILSLKLRVSEQEEVLKGTIQRLRSTSRTKESMEHFIVNQLSRTRDVLKKARTNLEKNELRLSSLSSSSSSPYAAEDPGGAAREQPADRSPLKTSGASGAAANQRPAARKRSSQCLL; encoded by the exons CTTACCCATGCCAAGTACTGCGCCCTGCTCCAGGACGATCTTGTCTACTCGTTGTATGAGTCCTGGGCCGACGACTGCCTGGAGTGTCACCAGCACCACCCTCAGTGTCCTGCTGCtccggggtcagaggtcacagttGGGGGCTCCCAACGTGTTCCCACCACTCCCAGGAGGTGTCGGGGATGCTCCTACTTGCGGGTGGCAGACTCAGACTATGAGGCAGTTTGCAAAGTCCCCAGGAAGTTGGCACGGAGTATTTCCTGTGGGCCGTCAACCAGATACTCAGCCAGTTTTATTGGAGGGAGTGTGACTGGAgctggaaatggaaaaagagaaCATGTGGAGGATTTAGAAGAAgccccctcctctctgactctggTGCCTGGTTCCCAGGACCAAACGAGAGCATCAGACAGCGATCGCACCCTGGCTGGACGAGCCAGCTCCAGCCCCTCCATAGCATCCTTAGAGACAGCCGAGGAATATATCCGGCCTGGAGCCATAACAGATGGACTGCTGAGCTCCCCCAGGGAACCGATAGACGACCAGATATCTGACTCCCTCTCTGAGGAGCACATGGGAGTCCCACATGGACAAACCTCACCTGGACCCAGCCTCTCTCTGGCCCTCTGTTTGCTGCAGAGTTACGCTGTCCACCGGCCGGTGCAGACCTCGAAGGGGAGCAAGCTGCCGGTGCTGCTCCGACGGAGCTCCAGTAATGGAGGTCTGATGCTGAGCTCCCCTGATGCTCTCCTGGGAATGTCGTACACATCTCCAGATGGAGAACGAGAGAACCACTTGCCTACACCTGAGCTGGAGACCCCTCTGATCAGACTGAATCACAGGCTCGACCAGGATCTGAACTTCGCTGAAATGGAAGCGTTATTGGAAGATTTGTACAAAGAGTATCCTCGCCCGCCTCCCCACCAG AATTTGGTCGAGGAGCAGCAGAGTCAACTGAACCAGTATGAGTGTGCTGCCGGTCAGTGTGTCAGCGAGCTGCAGAAGGCCCAGCTCCAGGTCCAGTCCCTGCAGGCCAAGATCCACGAGAGCGAGGCCAACAACATG aagctgcaggagaagctgaCCGAGATGGAGTGTGAGCTGCGTTCAATCCGTCAGGCCGCTCAGAGTCAGGAGAGAACCATTCAGGGTCTCACAGAGTCTAACAGCACCAAAGACCGTGAG GCCCAGGAGCTGTACCAGCTGATTGAAGGGCAGAACACCACGCTGTGCAAGCTGAGAGAGATGGCACACCGCAACCAGCTGGCTCAATGCAAG GCTCCAGAGGGGGTCAGCGAGTCCTTGACGCTCGCCCAGCTGCAGGGCGAGCTGGTGGGAGTGCAGAGCTCTCTGTTCGCCCTTGGCCTGGAGCTGGAGGCCAGCCAGAGGAGTCTGAGACAGAGCCAGAGGCAAGGAGACGACCTGATGAGGTTCAAGGACAGACTCAACACTGATCTGCaggaggtgctgcagcacaGGGAGGTCACTGAGAAACACAACCAG GACCTTCGCTGTGCCCTTCAGAAAACTCGTTCGGAGCTTCAGGCTAAAGAAGCAGCTCTGAAGGAGAGCGAGGCGGAGAGACACGCTGTGgtgcaggaaaaagaaagaagcatcACACAGCTCAAACACTCTCTGCAGGACAAGGAGCAGCAGTTACAG GAGTACTCGGAGATGTTGGAGTCAACAGGAAGCTCCAAACCAAGAGACGCTCTGCTGGAGAAGCTAAGAGAGCGTattaaagacagagacagagctctGGAg CGTTCCATTGACGATAAGTTCCGCTGCGTGGAGGAGCGCGAGGCCcaggtgaggaggctgcagctggCCCTCAGGGAGAAGGAGCGAGACCTGGAGAGGCTCCGCTGCATCCTGTCCGGCAACGAGGAGACCATCACG AGTCTGGACGCCCTGGTGCGAGGCAaagagctggagctggagcaggcGGCAGAGGCTTACAGGAACCTCCAGTGGCTGAAGCAGCAGagcgaggagaaggagagaagcactctgagagagaaagaaaccatCATCAGCCAGCTACAGGCAGCTTTACAGACACGCAGCCAGGAGACACag GATCTGACAGCCGCCCTCGTCGCCAGAGTTCAGGCCGGGCCCACTGAGGTCGTAGAGGAGCTGAAGGCTCGGCTGGTGCTGAAAGAGAAACTCTtccaggagctgctgtcagaccGCAGCCGCCAGTCGAATGAGCACCAAGCGCAGATCCAGGACATGCTCAACACCCTCAGCTCCAAGGACCAGTACCTGCAG GACTACTCCTACAGGCTCTCCCTTGTGATCAGCGAGCAGACCGtccagctgcaggagctccGCAGACAGCTGTCATTAAGAGAGCAGGAGCTGTGTGAGCTGAAGCgggacaaggagagagagatgggaggagagaCGGAGCATCTGCGGACTCTGCTCAAAGAGAAAGAAGCCTTCATCAAG GAGCTGATGCAGGGCCAGGAGGAGGCCATGCAGCCGTCCTCTACAGAGAGTGAGGCAGAGACAAAGGCTCTCCAGGAGGAGTTGCAGCTGGTActgaagaaggagagggaggctCAG AAGGAGCTCTCTGCTCTGCGTTTGGCTCACCAGCAGAGCATGCACGTGGACATCAAGGACAGCTCTGATCATCAA GCTGTGCTGGAGCAGCTTGTGTCAGAGTACAACAAGCTGAACGATGCCCTGAGGGCGGAGAAGAGGTTATACCAAAATCTCACGCACATTCACACCAGGAGTGACAG ctcGGAGAAGATCCAAGCCCTCCACACCGAGCTCGACTCGGTTCAGGCGCTCCGtggacagctggaggaggtCCTGGCCAGGACCCGTAACATGACCCTGGCGCTGGACAGGGCAGCTAAAAGGCAGTCTGACTTTGGAG agCTCAGcacggaggaagaggaggaggaggaggaggagggagacgatGAAGACGGCAGCAGCGACGAGTTCACCGACAGCATCGAGGAGGACGATGATAAAGTGACGGCCAGACGTTTGGCGTCCATTCAG GCTCGCGGAGCTGAGGGGGTTGTGTCCCAGAAGACAGCTGAGGGGCAGCTCGAAGAAATAAAGTCACAACTGGAGAGGGATGGATACAGCTCCGTGGATCAGATGAG GAGTGCACTgcacagtctgcagcaggagaaccAGGCTCTGAGAGAGAGCCAAGGACGGGCTGGATTTGTGGGACTGAACCAGGAAGAGGAatacgaggaggaggacgaggaggaagaggaggaagaagaagaagaagaagaagaggaggaggacattgaagaagaagatgaagaggaggaaacatcacCACAACATGTGCCTGTGGGGAAGCGAGGCCCTCCGTCTGTTAGCCTGAGTGAGCAGCGAGGGAAGAGGCAGTGCACGAGGCCTCAGACGTCccatcatcacacacaccagcctcaGACG GAGGTAGAGCGTGCTGGCGGTGGTGGCGAGGCGGGGGAGCTCTGGCAGGACATAGAGGAGGGTCTCCATGAGCAGGCGGCCCGGCTAAGTTCCGACCTGGCTCTGAGCCACCAGGAGAacagggagctgcaggagaggctgATGGTGTCCGAGGCCACGGTCCACGCTCAGGCTGAACAGCTGAAGGACTACAGAGACCTGCTCA CGGAGACATCGGTCCAGCAGGCCAGCAAGCAGGTGCAAGTGGATCTCCAGGATCTGGGTTATGAGACTTGTGGGCGCAGTGAGAACGAGGCTGAGAGAGAAGACGCCAGCAGCCCAG AGTTTGATGACCTGGAGATGTGCACTTCACTGTCCAATCAGCAGGACTACGAGGGCGGCACCTGGTACGCTGGTAACTGCAGCGGTGACAGAGGTGCCTATGAAATGGGAGATGAGTCAGCGGCCTCTCTGCAGCATCTGGTCCAGGATCTCCGCTCACAGCTGACCCGCTGCCACAAGGTGATCCGCGGGCTGCAGCTACGCGTGCGCTCCCTGTCCACCACCAGCGACTACGCCTCTAGTCTGGAGCGGACCCCACGCAAG GTAAACTGGGCCTTTGAGACATCACCAGCGCCCAGCGGTGTCGAAGAGGATGAGGGCTGGATGTCTGACACGCAGGGGATTCGCTCAGGGTCCAAGCCCAGCAGGGAGCTGCAAGAGCTGATGGAACGGGTTGCGTCACTGGAGGCGCAGCTGAAGAGCTCCGGACTGGAGGGCAAAGGTCAAGCGGAGGAGGGGAAATGTGCCACCTGGCCTGG GAAGTACAACTCTCTGATCCAGACTCAAGCTCGTGAGCTGTCCCACCTGAGGCAGAGGATGAGGGAGGGGCAAGGAGTCTGCCATATCCTCACCCAGCACCTGGGTGACACCACCAAG GCCTTTGAGGAGCTGCTGCGTGCCAATGATATCGATTACTACATGGGTCAGAGCTTCAGAGAGCAGCTGGCACAGAACACTGCCCTGGCACAAAGAGTGGTCGCCAAGATCAGCGGAC GTGACCGTGCAGAGAGCCATGAGGACAAGACAGGCCATGAGCTGCTTGCCTTACG GCTGAGTAAGGAGCTTCAGCAGAAAGATAAAATCATTGAGTCACTCCACACCAAACTGCATCACCGTCCAGAGACCCCGTCCAGCTGCCACGCTCTCTCCGAGACCACCGACCAATCGGACAGAACCTCCCTGGTGTCTGATGAGTACAGGACCAACGAAGACTTGGAGCTGTGCTCTGATCTGGACGCCAGAGAATATCAGGAGGAGCGCCGGCTGCAGCAGCCAGGACACGGATCACAACAAGACG TCCGTCcatctgtccttcctcctcctcatggcTTCCTCaagtcctccagcagctgcccCAACATGCAGTTCTCCAGAG CCCCTTCCAGTCAGcctgtctccttctccctctctgtcccctcTGGCCCTGACGTCTGGGGTATGAGAGTCACTTCCGACCCCCGGCCCAGGGCCCTGTCTGTGATCGCTGTTCGCCCAGAGCTGGACACGctgtacaaacagatgaatgaGCAGAGCCGGG GCTTTGCGGTCCCTCACGACAAGCCTCTGTTCACCCTCTCACCTGGTGCCCACAACCAGCACGACCTCTCCAGCTACAACCAGCTTTCCCATCATGCCTTTCAACACTATCAGCTGGGCGGCGTCCCTGAAGGCCACTCGCTGAAGTCTGATTCAGGTCtactgacaggaggagggacTCTGTGGGACATGGAGAACGTGGGTCCGCCGGTCGGAAGCTATTCCGGATCACCGGGACACCAGCAAGGAAGCAGCCATGCAG GGGTCAACTTGATAGAGGAACACCTGCGGGAGGTGAGGTGTCTCCGTCAGCGTCTGGAGGAGTCCATCAGAACCAATGAGAGGCTCcgacagcagctggaggagagactgGCCACCATCGGGCGTGATGGAG GGGCACCAACAAACATCTACATCCAAGGACTGGACACAGTCACTCAACTGTCCAATGAGATCAGAGTCCTGAAGGAGGAGAACTTGGCTCTACAGTCCCGCCTGCAGGCTAGCACGG ACACGTGTGAGGAGTTGGTGCAGCTGCGGGAGGCGGTGTTCACGGCACGCGCCCGCCTCaaacaggcagagctggaggcCGAGCAGTGGAAGGAGGAGCTGAGGCGACTTCAGGCTCACAGTCAGGAGCAGGGCCAGCAGATTCACATACTGAGGCAGGAGCGGCAGACCAGCCAGGAGAAAACCAACAG GCTGCAGCATGaggtgtctctgctgcagcagcagctctgtgagagcAGGGAGCTCATCCACTCCCTGCAGAGCGAGCTACAGGTGTACGATCGAGTGTGTTCCAGCACGAAGGCCAACAAAG GCTACCTGTGTGAGCTCCCAGGTCTCCCGGTGGAGTTTGGCGAGTTGCTCGGGGAGGTAAGGAGTCTGCGAGCCCAGCTGCAGAACAGCGTCCAGGAGAACAGCGCCCTCAAACAACTGGAGCTCcacaaacagctggagcagAAGCTGGGGGTGGTGGGCTCCCCTCGGACCCCCTCCCTCTCCGCCCTCACTGCCAGCCCTCAGAGAGAGAACTTCTACAGGCGACAGCTGCTGCACG ACCCTCTCGACCCTCACTCTGAGCTGGAGGGGGATGCCCCAGACGGATCGTTTTCGAACCGCAACGGCCGCCACGCCATCGGTCACGTTGATGACTTCAGTGCTCTTCAGCAGCAGGTCCTAGAGGGCCGGAGCCTCGTCCAGCGGATGGAGTCGACCCTGCAGGCCTGCCTCGGCCCGCCACTGCTGGATGGCAACCAGAAACCGAGCAGCGAGCTG GTCCTGGACTACGGCTGTGTGAAGAGTCTGCTGTCCAACACCAAGACTCTGAGGCAGATCCTGGAGGAGGCCATGTCTCTGCTGAAGATGTTCTGGAGAGCAGCTCTGCCCAGCACTGATCCGTCCATCCACAACCTTAAGAAG gagcaGTGCATGCAGGAGGAGATCTTGTCCCTGAAACTGCGAGTATCGGAGCAGGAAGAGGTTCTCAAGGGGACGATTCAAAGACTGAGGAGCACCAGCCGCACCAAGGAGAGCATGGAGCACTTCATAGTCAACCAGT TGTCGAGGACTCGTGACGTGCTGAAGAAAGCGAGGACAAACTTAGAG AAGAATGAGCTGAGACTCTCCTCTCtaagctcctcctcttcctctccttacGCTG CTGAGGACCCAGGAGGTGCTGCCAGAGAGCAGCCTGCTGATCGCAGTCCCCTGAAGACCAGCGGCGCCTCCGGAGCTGCAGCCAATCAACGCCCGGCAGCGAGGAAGCGCAGCAGCCAATGCCTGCTTTAG